In Micropterus dolomieu isolate WLL.071019.BEF.003 ecotype Adirondacks linkage group LG17, ASM2129224v1, whole genome shotgun sequence, one genomic interval encodes:
- the wdr74 gene encoding WD repeat-containing protein 74, whose translation MGDTSRLCSVWLGSETGILKGVSLSRKQAFNFCNTSHLSRDQEVRALCWGDPAESELLVGSVDGTVKTFSTEKGAFTETRRCGDPAEGPFTGLAALPGAALVTCGECGTLRVWREDSSEPVTELDAGKNVCRMRQSPGSPHRVATGGKENGLKIWDLEKPEKPVFTAKNLRDDWLDLRRPQWVRDVAFIPDSDKVVTCTGYHQVHVFDPSSPQRRPVLEVEYGEYPLTALSLPAGGNTVVVGNTHGQIALLDLRKGVVRGCLKGLAGGVRALQCHPSQPLVASCGLDRFLRIHSLEDRKLQHKVYLKSRLNCLLLASRDLEEGGGAAAAGEDQGVKEEEEEGGDEVWDAMERVEEKTKRKTTEEEEEPQKKSKKKKKKGQD comes from the exons ATGGGGGACACGAGCCGGCTGTGCTCCGTGTGGCTCGGCTCGGAGACCGGGATCCTGAAGGGGGTCAGTCTGTCCCGGAAACAGGCCTTTAACTTCTGCAACACGAGCCACCTGAGCCGGGACCAGGAGGTCCGCGCGCTGTGCTGGGGGGACCCGGCGGAGAGCGAGCTGCTGGTCGGGTCCGTGGACGGAACCGTGAAGACCTTCAGCACCGAGAAGGGGGCCTTCACGGAGACCCGGCGCTGCGGGGACCCCGCAGAGGGCCCCTTCACCGGGCTGGCCGCGCTCCCCGGGGCCGCGCTGGTCACCTGCGGGGAGTGCGGGACGCTGCGGGTGTGGAGGGAGGACAGCAGCGAGCCCGTCACGGAGCTGGACGCGGGGAAGAACGTGTGCCGGATGCGGCAGAGTCCGGGGAGCCCGCACCGGGTCGCGACCGGCGGGAAGGAGAACGGGCTGAAGATCTGGGACCTGGAGAAACCCGAGAAACCCGTGTTCACCGCAAAGAACCTGCGGGACGACTGGCTGGATCTACGGCGGCCGCAGTGGGTCCGAGACGTGGCCTTCATCCCGGACTCGGACAAAGTGGTCACGTGCACAGGTTACCATCAG GTCCACGTGTTCGACCCCTCCAGTCCTCAGCGGCGTCCCGTCCTGGAGGTCGAGTACGGCGAGTACCCGCTCACCGCTCTGTCCCTGCCCGCCGGAGGTAACACGGTGGTGGTGGGAAACACCCACGGCCAGATCGCCCTGCTGGACCTGAGGAAAGGCGTGGTGCGCGGCTGCCTGAAGGGGCTGGCGGGCGGCGTGAGGGCGCTGCAGTGTCACCCCTCCCAGCCCCTGGTGGCGTCCTGCGGCCTGGACCGCTTCCTGCGCATCCACAGCCTGGAGGACCGCAAGCTGCAGCACAAAGTCTACCTCAAGTCCCGCCTCAACTGCCTCCTGCTCGCCAGCAGAGAcctggaggagggagggggggcgGCGGCGGCGGGGGAGGATCAGGGggtgaaggaggaagaggaggagggaggcgACGAGGTGTGGGACGCCATGGAGCGGGTGGAGGAGAAGACGAAGAGGAAGacgacagaggaggaggaagaaccacagaagaagagcaagaagaagaagaagaagggacaGGACTGA